The following coding sequences lie in one Pontibacter sp. G13 genomic window:
- a CDS encoding transposase produces MANSRGRYDRTFKLKTVEMSYTCDNIVVLARDLGLRPELIYRWRSEFSKQGMEQSFPGAGRKAMSPEEAEISQLKRELAIRDEELAILKKAIGIFSRRNGRSMNS; encoded by the coding sequence ATGGCAAATTCAAGAGGACGGTATGACCGCACTTTTAAGCTCAAGACGGTAGAAATGAGCTATACCTGCGACAACATAGTCGTACTTGCCCGGGATCTGGGCCTTCGCCCGGAACTGATCTATCGTTGGCGGTCTGAGTTTTCCAAGCAGGGGATGGAGCAGAGCTTTCCCGGAGCGGGCCGAAAGGCCATGAGTCCTGAGGAGGCCGAAATTTCCCAGCTGAAGCGCGAGCTGGCGATTAGGGACGAGGAGCTGGCCATTCTAAAAAAGGCCATCGGCATCTTTTCCAGGCGAAACGGAAGATCTATGAATTCATAG